The DNA window CTTCCAGGGCGGCGACGGTCAGCTTATCGAGATTAACCTGCTGCTCGTTGCCCTTCGCGTTCAGGTTAATCTTCGCCGGAGGCAGGGATTTCCCTTTCACCGCGGTGCTGAAAGCCAGGGCGTAGTCGGTCATCTTGCCGTTAAATTTCAGCAGCACATCGTCGGCCTGAAACTCCTTCTCGCCGGTAAACGGCCAGTAGAGTTGTTTGCTTTTCACTTCCAAATCCAGCGGCAGCCCAGCTTCCGCCAGCTGCGCTTCCGCCCGTAGAGTCATCGCCACTGGGCCAGCCAAATCTACGCCGACCGTCAGCTTTTTACGTACTTCGCCGCCGACTTTCAGCTGCACCTTTTCGCCCTTGAGCGGGTCGATGTTCAGCGTACTGTTGAGGGTGATATCAACCGGCCAGTTGTCCTGCAACTGAGCGCTACCGGAAGCGGTGACTTTCCCCTGGTCAGAGTCCACGTCCAGCGCGTCCAGCTTCATCTGCCCATCAATGCTGCTCACTTTAAGCAGCAGATTGTAGATGGTCATATCGGTATCGCCGGTCAGGCGCAGCTGTTCGCCGCGGAACTCCTGGATATTGAGATTCAGCGGCAGATGGACGTCGGCCATTTCCGGCAACACCGGCTTCGAGAAGAGGTCTTTCATCGTCTCGCCGAGCGGCTTTTCTTGCGGCTGCGGGTTGTCAATTTTCGGCTCGACGACCTGTTCCTGCGCCACTTTCGCCACCTTCGGCAGCGCAATCAGCAGCCCTTGCAGGGAGGTCGGCGTCAGGGTCAGGTTTTTCTCCTGCCAGTTCAGGCCGGTGGAAAAGTCGCGCACCGAAACAGCGGTATCGTCGATTTTCACGTTAACGTTATGCAGCGCCACTCGGCTCAGGGTAATCGGATACGGGGTAGAAAGATTTAGCGGACCGCTATCTTCTTCCTCAACCGGCGCCGCTGGCGGCATCTTACTGGTATCGATCGCCACGTAGATATCGCGCAGCGAGATATCGTTAACGCACAGGCTGCTGTCCCACAGGCAGCGCAGCTTGACGCCAAGGTGGAATTGACCGGCGGTAACCGCCACGCCCGGCTGTTCAAAGCTCACGTTCTCCAGCGTCAGGTCACGCCAGCCGCCGGTGGTTTTACCGATATCCAGCCCTGGAACCCAGCGGTCGGCGGCTTTAATCACCAGATGCAAGCCGGTGGTGGTGCCAACCAAAAATCCAACCGTCCCCAGCAGCAACACTAAAAAGATCAGTACGCCGAGGCTTATCTTCTTCCATAAACTCATAATTCAGGCCCCAGACCGATGTAAAACTGTAAACCGTGCTCTTCTTTGTCGCCTATCGGCCTGGCGATATCCAGCTTGATCGGCCCGACCGGTGACTGCCAGCGCACGCCAAGACCCGCACCGGTTTTGAAATCACTCTTACGGATATCGCTCACCGCTTCGCCGCTATCAACGAACACTGCCCCCCACCACTTGCCGGTCACGTTGTACTGATATTCCAGCGAGCCGGTAGCCAGCTTCGAGGCCCCCATCAGCTTGCCGTCATCGTCTTTAGGCGAGATAGATTTGTATTTATACCCACGAATGCTGCGGTCGCCACCGGCGAAGAAACGCAGGTCTGGCGGGACCTTGCTGAAGTTATCGGCTTCAATCCAGCCGAGGTTACCGCGCACCACGAAGCGGTGGCGATCATAGAGGGTACGGATCCAGACATCCTGCGCCTGCATCACGATAAAGTTAATGTCCGAGCCCCACATGGTGTTGGAGTAGTCCACCGAGTAGCGCTGCGAATCCCCCCAGGTCGGCATCAAGCCGCCGCGCGAGCGCGTGCGGTTCACCGACACGCCGGGGTAGATCAGCATGGTAGTGTTGGTGACGCTGGCCTGGGTAAAGTGGTCAAGGCTCCAGCGCAGGTTGAGCGCGCGCTGCCAGCCGCTCGACATCTCCCAGTAGCGCGACACGGCCAGAGTTGTGGAATCGGCTTTGGTGTCGTTGAGATCCGTACGCTTGAAGCCGCCCTGCATCAGGTAGTACTGCTCAAGCGGGCTTTTTAACAGCGGGACTTTATAGCTGAAATCGAGCTGCTGTTCAGGGGCAGAAACACTGAGGCTGGAGGTCAGACTATGGCCGTAGGAGTTCATCCACGGTTTTTTCCACGTGCCTTTGACGCGCGGCCCGACGTCGGTGGAATAGCCGACACCGGTTTCAACGGTATTCTCTTTACGCGGAGAGACCACACCCTGTAGGGGCAGAACTTTGGTCTGACGGGATTTTTCAAACTGCGGCGCGACCACCACCGAGCTAAACCAGCCGGTCGCCGCCAGGCGGCGGTTGAGTTCGGCTAAATCCTGCGAGGTGTAGTAGTCGCCCTGCTTAAACGGCACCAGGTTTTGCAGATACTCGTCGCGAATTTGCGAGCCTTCAAAAGTAACCGGACCAAAGCGGTAGCGCTCGCCGCTGTTGTAGTCGATATCCCAGAAGGCCTGATGTCTGTCGAGAGAGACGCCGAGCTGGCTTTTATTAAACTCGCTATCAAAATAGCCTTTACGCAGCGCAACGCGGGTCAGGGAGCTTTTGAAGCCATCATAGTCGCTGTGATTCAACACGGTGCCGATAGCCGGGCGCGTTTTGAGCAGATCCAGATAATCGCTATCGGTTCGGGCCCCGCCGCGCAAAATCACTTCAGTACCGCCTATACGCACCGGCTCGCCGGGCGTCACTTTGGCAATCAGCACCTGACGGCCCTTCGCCGGCGGCGGACGTAAATCAAAATCGATCGTTGGTTCGTAGTAGCCGAGCGCTTTCAGGCCTTCGCGGATGGCGTCATCAACGCGCGCACGGAAGCGACGGTCCGGCGTCACTTCATCGCTCTGGATCGTGGAAAGTTGGGCGCGGACGTTTTTTTCCAGTTCCCCGGATAACCCCTCAACCTGCAAACGCACGCTCGCTGCGCTGGCGACCCCGCTGACCAGCAAAAGGCTGGTGATACATAACTGGCGGATTTGTAGCACGTTTTCTCCTGAATATCCTTGTTTCCCCCCGAAGGAAACGAAAGTGCCGCTCCACGGCTTAACAAAACCCTAACAACTAAGGGTTGAAAAAGTGACGATAGCCCAAATTATTCTTATGGTTAAATCTAGACGTAATGAGCGTGTCTATTGTGTTAAAAGACACGCTTCGTTACAACCTTAACCACATTAACCACATTTTCTGTTTTGAGAGGCCAACCGTGAGTCTATTTGATAAAACGCATCTTGTCGCCCAAGCGGATGCGCTGCCGGGGCGCAATACGCCAATGCCGGTAGCCACACTCCACGCCGTTAATGGCCACTCGATGACTAACGTACCTGCAGGAATGGAAGTCGCGCTATTTGCCATGGGTTGTTTCTGGGGCGTCGAACGCCTGTTCTGGCAGTTGCCTGGAGTTTACAGCACCGCTGCTGGATACACTGGCGGCTATACGCCAAACCCGACCTATCGCGAAGTGTGCAGCGGCGAGACTGGCCATGCCGAAGCCGTGCGCGTGGTCTACGATCCGCAGGTCATCAGCTATGAACAACTGCTCCAAGTATTCTGGGAAAACCACGATCCGGCGCAGGGTATGCAGCAGGGTAACGACCACGGTACGCAGTATCGTTCCGCAATTTATCCGTTAACCCCGGAGCAGAACGAGGCGGCAAAGGCCAGCCTGGCGCGTTTTCAGGCGGCAATGAATGAAGCGAACGACACCCGCGCGATCACCACCGAAATCGCCACAGCGAAACCGTTCTATTATGCGGAAGATGACCACCAGCAGTATCTGCATAAGAACCCGTATGGATACTGCGGTATCGGCGGGATTGGCGTTTGTTTGCCGCCGCAGGCCTGATTTCACCGTTCGGCAAGCCGCCGGGTTGAATAATTAACGCTCTGGCGGCTTTACAGTACCTTACGCTATACTACCCCGTGTTATCGCCGGTCCAGAGCCTTCGGACCGGTTTTTTGTGTATTCCACATGAGCGTTATCCACTTCCCTTCCGAGGATCTGATCTCAACGGTCAGATAAGATATGTTAAACAGTATTTTAGTAATACTTTGTCTGATTGCCGTCAGTGCGTTCTTTTCGATATCGGAAATCTCGCTGGCCGCATCACGTAAAATCAAACTCAAACTGCTGGCCGATGATGGCAACGTGAACGCCCAGCGCGTTCTCAAAATGCAGGAGAACCCCGGCACTTTCTTTACCGTGGTGCAGATCGGCCTTAACGCGGTGGCGATTCTCGGCGGTATCGTCGGCGACGCCGCATTCTCTCCGGCCTTCCACAGCCTGCTGAGCCGCTATATGTCGCCGGAGCTCTCCGAGCAGTTGAGCTTCATCATTTCCTTTACCCTGGTCACCAGCCTGTTCATCCTGTTTGCTGACCTGACTCCGAAACGCATCGGTATGATTGCGCCTGAAGCTGTCGCTTTACGCATCATCAACCCGATGCGCTTCTGCCTGTTTGTCTTCCGCCCGCTGGTGTGGTTGTTCAACGGCATGGCCAACAACATCTTCCGCATCTTCAAAATTCCAATGGTGCGTAAAGATGACATTACTTCTGATGATATTTACGCCGTGGTGGAAGCCGGGGCGCTGGCCGGGGTGCTGCGTAAGCAGGAACATGAACTCATCGAGAACGTGTTCGAGCTGGAATCACGCACCGTGCCTTCATCCATGACCTCACGTGAAAACGTCATCTGGTTCGATCTGCACGAAGATGAGCAGAGCCTGAAGAATAAGGTCGCCGAGCATCCGCATTCCAAGTTCCTGGTGTGCAACGAAGATATCGACCACATCATCGGCTACGTTGACTCTAAAGACCTGCTGAACCGCGTACTGGCGAATCAAAGCCTGGTACTAACCGGTGGGGTGCAGATCCGCAATACGCTGATTGTCCCGGATACCCTGACGCTGTCAGAAGCGCTGGAAAGCTTCAAAACCGCCGGTGAAGACTTTGCGGTTATCATGAACGAATATGCGTTGGTGGTCGGGATTATCACCCTTAACGACGTTATGACCACCCTGATGGGCGATCTTGTCGGCCAGGGACTGGAAGAGCAGATCGTTGCGCGTGATGAAAACTCCTGGCTGATTGACGGCGGTACGCCGATTGACGACGTGATGCGGGTGCTGGATATCGATGATTTCCCGCAGTCCGGCAATTACGAGACCATCGGCGGCTTTATGATGTTTATGCTGCGTAAGATCCCGAAACGTACCGACGCGGTGAAATTCTCCGGCTACAAGTTCGAAGTGGTGGATATCGACAACTACCGTATAGACCAGCTGCTGGTGACCCGTATCGACAACAAGCCAACGGTGCTGGTACCCAAACTGCCGGATGCCGCAGATAGCGAAAAAGAGTCGGCGTAAGTCATTTTCCCGATCACAAAAGGCGGATTAAAAATCCGCCTTTTTTATTGCCCGAATGTGAAGCGGCTCACGCCTCACGGGCGATAGCAGATTTTTACTGCTCCATAGCGAAACATTCATGACTCCCCTTTACGCAAAAAGGTAACTTTGCTCGCGTCTACACGATCATATTCCTGCATAAAGGAAGCGAGGGTTACCATGATAGAATCAAATAAAAATTACTATATAAGTTGTCTGTTCTTCCTGTTCTTCTTTATTGGCTGGGGATGTTGCTACCCCTATTTATCACTGTGGCTAACGGAAACTATTGGAGTTAACTATACCGATGTTGGTCTGGTTTATTCTTTCACCGCGATTATCGCCGTTTGCGTTCAGCCGTTATTCGGTTTTATCTCCGACAAATTAGTTTACCGTAAGAATCTGATGTGGATGCTGGCAATAATTATTACCTTATTTGCCCCCTACTGGATTTATGTCTTCGCACCATTATTAAAAATCAACGTTTTTCTCGGGGCGCTGGCCGGCGGCATCTATATTGGTATGGCCTACGGTGCAGGCTGCGGTATTTGCGAAGCCTACATTGATAAGGTCAGCCGCGCTTCCGGGTTTGAGTTCGGCCGCGCCCGTATGTTTGGCGGCATTGGTGCGGCTATCGGCACCTTTGCGGCAGGCAAGCTCTACGGTATCGACCAGAATATGATTTTCTGGCTGGCCAGCTGTGCGGGTGTTTGCCTGCTGGTGATTGTCTGGAAAATGCAGGTTAGCACGGATAAACAAGGCTTGACGCAAGCCGGAAAAACCTCACCGGTGACCTTAAGCGATGCCACATCGCTGCTTAAAATGAAGAAATTTTGGTTCTTTGCCATCTATATGATTGGCGTCGGTGCAGTGTATGAAACCTACGACCAACAGTTCGCTATCTATTACAGCCACTTCTTTGAGAGCAAAGCACGCGGCGCGGAGGTCTTCGGCTATTTAACCACCGGTCAGATTTTCCTTGATGCCATCGTAATGTTCTTCGCCCCGTGGTTCGTCAATAAAATCGGACCGAAAAACGCCCTGCTGTACTGCGGCATGATTATGAGCCTGCGTATTATCGGTTCCGCCTGGGCTGTCGGCCCGGTCTCCATCAGCTTGATTAAACTGCTCCACGGTTTCGAAAGTTCGGTCCTGCTCGTTGCGGCATTAAAATATATTTTTGCCAATTTCAACCCGCTGCTTTCCGCCACCGTTTATTTAATCGGCTTCCAGTTTTCTAAAAGCTTTAGTTCTATTTTCCTTTCTACCGGCATCGGTCATATGTACCAGAGCATGGGCTTTACCAGCAGCTACATCGTTCTCGGCGGTATTGCGCTGTGCTTTACACTGATTTCATTTATTACTCTCGACAAAGCCCGAACTTTTGTTCCACAGCCGGTCCCCGCGCATTAATTTAAGGAGGTAAATTTTATGTCTGCTTTATATTATGGTGTTGCTTATTACGATGAATATATGCCTGAAGATCGGCTGGCGAAAGATATCGCTTTAATGCAAGAAACGGGAATTAACGTGGTACGCATTGCCGAGTCCACATGGAGCACCCTTGAGCCGCAGGAAGGTGAGTATAACTTCTACCATATCGATCGGGTACTGGACGCAATGCATACAGCTGGAATTGCGGTGATTATCGGCACGCCAACCTACGCCGTCCCGGCCTGGCTGGTAGCCAAACACCCGGACATTCTGGTCACCACTGTGGACGGGCAGCAGAAATATGGCCCACGACAGATCATGGATATCGTTAACCCGACCTTTCGCCGCTATGCCGAAAAGATTATCCGTACTCTGATGGCGCATGTACAGCACCATCCGGCGATTATTGGCTGGCAGTTGGATAACGAAACCAAGCATTACGATAATATTGGTCGCTATATGCAGGAGGGCTTTGTGCACAGCCTGCAAGAGCAATATTCCGATCTGGCGCAGTTGAATAAAGACTTTGGTCTGGATTACTGGAGCAACCGCATCGATAGCTGGCAGGATTTTCCGCCGGTCGAAAATACGATTAACGCCAGCCTCGCCTGCGCATTCTCCCGCTACCAGCGCCAGCAGGTGACGGAATATCTGGCCTGGCAGGCGGAGATCGTGCGCGAATATGCGCTGCCGCATCAATTCGTCACCCACAATTTCGATTTCGAATGGCGCGGTTACTCCTACGGCGTACAGCCGCGAGTCGATCACTTCGCGGCTGCACAGGCGCTGGATGTTGCCGGTGTCGACATCTATCACCCGAGCCAAAAGCACCTGACCGGGCGGGAAATCGCCTTCGGCGGCGCCATCACCCGTTCGCTAAAGCAGGGCCAGAACTACTTCGTTCTGGAAACACAGGCGCAGGGCTTCGCCCAGTGGACGCCTTTTCCCGGCCAGTTACGTCTGCAAGCCTTTAGCCACGTGGCATCCGGTGCGGCGATGGTCTCCTACTGGCACTGGCATTCGATTCATAACTCATTCGAAACCTACTGGAAGGGACTGCTAAGCCATGACTTCTCGCGCAACGCGACCTGGCAGGAAGCCACCACCATCGGCGCTGATTTTGCCCGACTGTCACCGCAGCTTGCGGAGCTAAAGGCGGAAAATGACGTCGCGCTGCTGGTGAGCAATGAAGCGATGGATGCGCTTAACCAGTTCCGCCCCGGCGACGCACAGGGCAATATTTACAACGATATTTTCCGCCGTTTCCATGATGCGCTGTACGACCACAATATCAGCGTCGATATCATCCACGACATCAACGAAGACACCTCGCGCTATCGCACGCTGGTTATCCCCGGGTTATACGCCGCCGACGATGGCCTGCTGGAGCGAATCAACCGCTATATTGAGCAGGGCGGCAGAGCGCTTATCGGCTTTAAATCAGGCTTTAGCGATGAAAACGTGAAGGTGCGCAGCAGCACGCAGCCGGGGATTTTGCACCGGGCCTGCGGTGTGAGCTACAGTCAGTTCACCCTGCCGGAGGAGACCACAGTAGCCTCATGCAGTGCAGCCATTGATTGCAGCAAGGATAACCAGGCTGAGCTATGGATGGAGCTGCTGATGCCGGATTCCGGTACCCGCACGTTATTACGTTATCAGCATCCGGCATGGGGCGAATATGCTGCCGCCACCGAGGCGGATTACGGTCAGGGGCGGGCGATTTACGTGGGCTTCCTGCCACAGAAGACATTGATTAGCCAGCTGTTTGATGCCCTGACCTCTGATCTGGATCTGCACTCGCGCACCTCAGCATATCGCTATCCGCTGGTTACCAAAAAGATGCGCAACCGCGATGGTCGCGGCATTCACTTCCTGTTCAACTACTCCGGTGAACCTTTGGATTTTATTAGCGAAACATCAGGCAAAGCGCTGTTGAGCGGGGATGAAGTCAGCCGCGGTCAGCCGTTGCGTCTCAAGGCATGGGAATTTAGTATCATCGAAAGCTAATTAAGCAGCAGCGCTGAGGTGGGAGAAACGATGGAGCTGGATATCAACGAGTTACTCAATTTCTCACCCTTGATGAAGACCTTTACCTTCAACGCCTGGGTCGTCGCGGGCTTTACGCCGATTACCCGTGGGTCAAAGCTGGATTACTACATTAACCGCCCGCAGGGGATGAAAGGTTACATCATCAATCTGACGCTGCGCGGCCAGGCGCGCGCTAAAGCGGGCGATGGTTCCCTTCTGTTCCGTGAAAACGATCTTTTGCTGTTCCCGCCCGGCGTGGCTCACCATTATGGGCGGGACGAACACAGCGAGTACTGGGATCATTTATGGATTTACTTTATCCCCCGGCCCTATTGGATAGACTGGCTGAAATGGGATCGATCTACCCACGGTATTGGCAAGACAACGGTTAACGATCCTGAGCAGTTGCAAAATCTGCGCGATCTTTTCTATGAGGTTATCCGTCATCACTCGGCGTCTGCCCCACTCTCGGAAGCGCTGGCGATGAACGCGCTGGAGCGCCTGATCCTCAGCTGTTTTCAACTACAGCCGCTCAGCAATCGTCATGCACACGATCCGCGCATTAACGCCGTATGCGACTACCTCAACGAGCATATCGCGCAGGAGGTTAAGATTGAGACTCTGGCGGCGATGGTTTTTATCTCCCCGTCGCGGCTGGCGCATCTGTTCAAAAATGAGCTGGGGCAAACGGTATATGCCTGGCGCGAGACCCAGCGTATCAACCGCGCTAAGTGGCTGATCCAGAGTACTTCGCTGCCGCTTAATAAAATCGCGCTGTCAGTAGGTTACGGGGACCCGGTTTATTTCACGCGGATTTTTCGCAAGCATAACGGCATTCCGCCGGGCGAATACCGTAAACGCTATGCGGAAATGAAAGAGTAGAGACAGCAACGGAAGTCATGCCACTCTCTTAATCTATCGACATGATAAATTTGAACTAATTATCCATCATGAAGATGATCGGGAAAATCTACATATAATCCACAACAAACGTCACCCGTCCATTGGCAATCCCCGGCATCACTGATGTCTGGGTCTGTATATAACGGGCTGCCAGCGGTATTCTGATGGTCGTGCTACCGTCATTAGGCGCCGTAAATGACTGCGGGTTATTAAAATTAAACACAGAGGGAGATCCACTCGCTTCTCCCCAGCCAACTTCAATACCGAATCCAACAGCAGCAGTATCGCCACTCGGCGCATTAATATTCAAAATACCATTTGCTGCATCCAGCACTTCAGTACTGGTGGGTTGTAGGTAAACGTTAAACGTGTTGAAGTTGGGTGTTCCTGTGGGGAAAGACCCTGACCCTTTAATCTGTACCGTGGTGTTTGCGCTACCATATGTTCCATGAAAACGAGAACAGTTAGTCAAGATGATCGACGCATCCTTCCACGCGCTGGTTGACCCTACCCCGCTGAAGTCCACTAGATTATGAGTTCCCATATTAACCGTCACATCGGAGGCGCTACAGGTCCCCTTAACAATATTGATTGAGCCAGAAAATTTCACTGTTCCGATAGTAATAGGTAATCCTGTAAAACCTGATGTTGCGGGTATATAAGACTCAACGGTGGGAAGTATTGCCCCATTGACTGCACCAGCCGCGACCGGCCCGATTTTAATTAACCATAGCTGATAACCATGGCCAACATTACTTCCCTGACTATCGACCCATTTATAGGTCGTTTCCTGCCTGGGGAAAATAGCACCGCTAATAGAGCCATAGCTGGTTAACCCAGTGACTACAGCACCAATCCCAGCAATATTGGTTTGATAAACTTTACCTCCCAGGGCGCCACTTGACCAGGTTGAAAGCGGCATTGGCTTTGAGCCATAGTCAACCCAGTTAGCTAATGTATATGTTGGTGAATCACAACGCAAAGCGGTATAACCATTAGTACGATACTGGGCATTATATAAAACGGTACCATCCGGAATGTCATCGCCGACAGTGATAGTTCCTCCTAATGTAACGGTATCGGCAAAGGCATTATCTGTTCCCGTACAATTTATATCTGCAAAACTGCTTCCAGAATATACCAACCCCAAAAGAACAAACAATAAATTTGCTTTTTTTATCTTACTCATAATTAATTTCCTTTCGCGCAGACGGAATTAATGCGCACAATACTATTCCCTGAACCGTCCTTAGGCAAAGGCGTCAACAGATAACTCACCTGACAGCGTTGTGCAGCATTACCTCCCCATTTTACGGTAAGAGTATCCCTTGATTTTTCAACACGAGCATAAATTTGTCCCATCTGGCCCACACTACCAATGCTGTTACCTTCGCTATCAAAGACTTCTGCGCCAAAGGGAACTTCATCACCATTATTTCGCATTGCTGTAATTAACAACGGCGTTCCATTACGGGTTTTAAATACAATTCGACTCACCGCTCCGGCATAAGGTGCAACCTTCGAACTGGTATTTTCTAATTCTACATCCTGAGAAATACCTTTCGGATCAATAATAATTTCATTCATTTCATAAGGGTTAAGATAAGGAACCGCCGCATGTCCCCAAGGATCGATACGAATCCCGGAATAGCCACCGACTTTCGCTCCACTAGCCCCTTTCGCCTCAACAACGGCAAAGGTATTTCCAGTATAAGGCGTCATGACGACCCCGTCCTGCCAGCCAATAATGGTGCCGCTCAGTCCCACAGACGTTGATTGATAATGTTCACCCGCACCATAGCTGGCAGTCATATGTGTAAACGGTGAACGATATCCCCCATTTAGTGCCACACTGCTACCGGTTCCCTGATTATAGTTCATGCTGGTAACACCATAATTATACTGGTTATCTCTCCCCAAGGTTCCGGATACACCAACCTGTTCCCCAGTTCGACCATTAGTACTATGGCTCAGGCTAGTCGTTAGCGTCGGTACATGGCTTGCGCTCATTGATCCCAGTGGCATCGTCATATTAAACAGCCAGTTGGTTTCCATACTGCCATTACCGTTCCTGACTCGCGCCGCGCTCAGGCTATAGCTAATAGTGCGCCAGCTATTGTTATATCCCATCTGGTATTGCAGATCCGATTGACCGTCATTCCAGTAACTTTGCGTATACCCCGTGAGATAAATCTGCCCCCAGCCTGATTTCAATCCTTGATTCACCGTAATATTGAAACGATTTTTTGGACGCCAGATATTATCGGCAACTCCATCGTGAATTATTTCGTCTCGCACTCGCATCGCAGTACTATAATCGTAATAACCTGCCGTAGAATAACGATAAGCAGCAATGGTCAGATTACTATTGGTTTGCGGTAAAAATTTACTGTAGCTAATACGATAGCTTTGCCCACTACTGGCAGCTTTATCATCAGTATGTAAATGAACTCTAGCTTGGGTGGCA is part of the Klebsiella huaxiensis genome and encodes:
- a CDS encoding fimbria/pilus outer membrane usher protein; this translates as MHHIFQFSLLAMAVMTAVMQVARANDNASSSAQQKITFDSDFLNTSEVGSIDLERFAFGASALPGKHLTEVFVNGNAVAHEDVLFVEQENKQVVPCLSTDLIKKINFNYSQLPATFIDALRQGINCYPLAKLIPQAESVYDSGVQRLDISIPQAMMNNMARGYVSPELWDAGIPALLFGYNASTYSSHSNGETTNSVYSGINAGLNIGAWYFRHDGSYNWDENSGRDYQSINNFVQRDVTQIKGRFLLGETSTSGQVFDTLPFKGIELVSDDRMLPQSQQGYAPDIRGIARTNARVTVYQNSRVIYETTVSPGAFVINDLYPTGYGGDLDVTITEADGSTQSFKVPYATVAQLLRPGAHRYDVVVGKLNDPSVSTDPGLYMATYQRGLTNNLTGYGGIQGSGSDYYGILLGAAVSTPIGAFAADATQARVHLHTDDKAASSGQSYRISYSKFLPQTNSNLTIAAYRYSTAGYYDYSTAMRVRDEIIHDGVADNIWRPKNRFNITVNQGLKSGWGQIYLTGYTQSYWNDGQSDLQYQMGYNNSWRTISYSLSAARVRNGNGSMETNWLFNMTMPLGSMSASHVPTLTTSLSHSTNGRTGEQVGVSGTLGRDNQYNYGVTSMNYNQGTGSSVALNGGYRSPFTHMTASYGAGEHYQSTSVGLSGTIIGWQDGVVMTPYTGNTFAVVEAKGASGAKVGGYSGIRIDPWGHAAVPYLNPYEMNEIIIDPKGISQDVELENTSSKVAPYAGAVSRIVFKTRNGTPLLITAMRNNGDEVPFGAEVFDSEGNSIGSVGQMGQIYARVEKSRDTLTVKWGGNAAQRCQVSYLLTPLPKDGSGNSIVRINSVCAKGN